One part of the Tunicatimonas pelagia genome encodes these proteins:
- a CDS encoding caspase family protein, with protein MKYLFSAILLGMCLILESVSYAQNDSNDGLVLTYNPPKNLGELNAGQLKKLEARVMTILTKNGIASQGEFSPFIVTPSVNFYESEVVEGLRKLYVMKGDFGLTVGLKSGEAFTSETVEIIGSGTNEAQAKNNFINKISSKANSFQDLFSQATDEVTTYYANNCDQIISEVTNLRNTEKYEGALIRLLSIPSYAKGCHAKASTLIAEAYQEYQDRNCERLINIAQSAIALRHYDAAVGALIQINPQSSCYEKSLPLKEDITAATQNHYDNMWQMQQDILQSYTTILQAKYQNQSGSATPAIHIITPVQAAGTNSTVVYNTRVAIHGQVINAQNAQKLFIDGLETTWDSEGEFNRTLLLDTEEKTVRVEVISQSGNTSAKELYLKRSSNSTPDVVNQPSVNAANLTKVALVVGNNQYEESALRNAVNDALSMESALASLGFQVTKAIDADSKTMREKIPAFVAQANRADVSLFYYSGHGLEINGINYLVPVDNATGGIDKYININEVLEKIQSSSERDLNVVILDACRSSNFISAKDAERIGLATISPPTGTLIAYATAPGETSSDGTSAEGNGVYTGQLIKQIVLPQRIEDVFLNTRKAVMERTNNQQRPWEEMSLNNVFYLKAN; from the coding sequence GTGAAATACTTGTTTTCTGCTATCCTACTGGGAATGTGTCTGATCTTAGAGTCAGTATCTTACGCCCAAAATGATTCTAACGACGGATTGGTGCTCACCTACAATCCACCCAAGAACCTTGGGGAACTAAACGCTGGTCAGCTAAAAAAGCTGGAAGCCAGAGTAATGACAATTCTCACCAAAAACGGTATAGCTTCGCAAGGAGAGTTTTCGCCGTTTATCGTGACCCCTTCCGTAAATTTCTACGAATCGGAAGTGGTGGAAGGATTACGAAAGTTATACGTAATGAAAGGGGATTTTGGCCTAACCGTTGGACTAAAAAGTGGTGAAGCCTTTACTTCAGAGACAGTAGAGATTATTGGTAGCGGAACCAATGAGGCGCAAGCGAAGAATAATTTCATCAACAAAATTTCTAGTAAAGCCAACAGCTTTCAAGACTTATTCTCTCAGGCGACGGATGAGGTTACCACCTACTACGCCAACAACTGCGATCAGATTATTAGTGAGGTTACTAATCTTAGAAATACCGAAAAGTATGAGGGTGCCCTTATTCGTTTGCTTTCCATCCCTTCCTACGCCAAAGGTTGCCACGCCAAGGCCTCAACACTGATTGCGGAAGCCTATCAAGAGTATCAAGATAGAAATTGTGAAAGATTGATTAACATCGCCCAAAGCGCGATAGCTCTACGGCATTATGATGCCGCAGTAGGGGCGCTGATACAAATCAATCCACAATCCAGTTGTTACGAAAAAAGCCTACCCCTGAAAGAAGATATCACCGCAGCTACGCAAAATCATTACGATAACATGTGGCAAATGCAGCAGGATATACTGCAAAGCTACACCACTATTCTACAGGCCAAGTACCAAAACCAATCAGGCAGTGCCACCCCGGCAATTCATATCATTACGCCCGTACAGGCAGCAGGTACTAACTCAACAGTTGTTTATAATACTCGGGTGGCAATTCACGGTCAGGTAATCAACGCCCAGAATGCCCAAAAACTATTCATTGATGGATTAGAGACTACCTGGGATTCAGAAGGTGAGTTCAACCGAACACTACTGCTCGATACCGAAGAGAAAACCGTTAGAGTTGAGGTGATAAGCCAAAGTGGAAATACTTCTGCAAAGGAGCTTTATTTGAAAAGAAGCAGTAATTCAACTCCGGACGTTGTAAACCAACCAAGTGTTAATGCTGCCAACCTGACTAAAGTCGCACTAGTTGTAGGTAATAATCAGTACGAAGAAAGTGCCCTCAGGAACGCAGTGAACGATGCACTGAGTATGGAGAGTGCATTAGCATCGCTCGGGTTTCAAGTTACCAAAGCAATAGATGCTGACAGTAAAACCATGCGAGAAAAAATTCCGGCGTTTGTGGCACAAGCAAACCGAGCCGATGTGTCGCTGTTCTATTACTCAGGGCACGGATTAGAAATCAATGGGATCAATTATCTGGTTCCGGTAGACAATGCTACAGGAGGTATCGATAAATATATTAATATTAACGAAGTACTGGAAAAGATTCAGAGCAGTAGCGAGCGCGATTTAAATGTTGTTATCCTGGATGCTTGCCGTTCGTCAAATTTTATATCAGCTAAAGATGCCGAACGAATCGGTTTGGCTACTATAAGCCCGCCTACCGGAACCTTAATTGCTTACGCTACTGCCCCGGGCGAAACTTCCTCTGACGGAACCTCTGCTGAGGGTAACGGAGTATATACCGGACAGCTTATTAAGCAAATTGTTCTTCCGCAACGCATAGAAGATGTATTTTTAAATACCCGAAAAGCAGTTATGGAAAGAACCAATAACCAACAGCGCCCCTGGGAAGAAATGAGCTTAAATAATGTATTTTATCTAAAAGCGAATTAG
- a CDS encoding tetratricopeptide repeat protein translates to MLTERQKLLIEKNILGNITPEESQELKEYQKDPEFQEEFSFQEDLRQAVRLEQRDALDEVLLELKAQVEKDLLTEGSSEKIDETGGSSTGSPQAKVHSLRPTWVLAVAASLILAVSLVFFLLIDTSPGVTIEHLALANLPEDTELPDDTPRTKDGLDINTKLALEAYEQKNYSEAESLFNEVPEGDKNNKALLYNAVTLLMLNQQNVNDEYLSRGIEYLERIAQGNSGYRPYAEWYLAIAYLTNGDETSAVELLTNISNKEQHPYNKQAAKMLNELE, encoded by the coding sequence ATGCTTACCGAACGACAAAAGCTACTGATTGAAAAAAATATATTGGGCAACATCACACCGGAAGAGTCCCAAGAACTGAAGGAATATCAAAAAGATCCGGAGTTTCAGGAAGAGTTTTCTTTTCAGGAAGATTTACGGCAAGCAGTGCGATTAGAGCAACGGGATGCCCTCGATGAAGTATTGCTAGAACTTAAAGCTCAAGTAGAAAAGGATCTTCTTACCGAGGGAAGCTCGGAAAAAATTGATGAAACCGGCGGAAGTAGTACTGGTAGCCCGCAGGCTAAAGTACACTCCTTGCGCCCCACTTGGGTGCTGGCAGTAGCTGCATCCCTGATATTGGCGGTTTCACTGGTTTTCTTTCTGCTAATAGATACTTCGCCAGGAGTTACTATTGAGCATTTGGCTCTGGCTAACCTACCAGAGGATACTGAACTGCCCGACGACACTCCTCGTACAAAAGACGGTTTAGATATAAATACTAAGCTAGCACTGGAGGCTTACGAGCAAAAGAATTATTCCGAAGCGGAATCACTATTTAACGAAGTACCGGAAGGAGACAAAAATAATAAGGCATTATTATATAATGCAGTTACGTTGCTAATGCTCAATCAGCAAAATGTTAATGATGAATATCTATCCCGAGGTATTGAGTATTTGGAAAGAATAGCTCAGGGTAACAGTGGCTATCGCCCTTATGCTGAGTGGTACTTAGCAATAGCTTATCTTACCAACGGAGACGAAACAAGTGCGGTAGAATTGCTTACTAACATATCAAACAAAGAGCAGCACCCTTACAATAAACAAGCAGCTAAAATGCTTAACGAGCTTGAATAA
- a CDS encoding RNA polymerase sigma factor: MEDNQNDHNQSPEEEIKKLYNDNVRKFVGKYQREFGQDNCLTAFHDAVLDVYFLINNGRKTKAKGEIKNVKALLFRIGYNKLIDITRKDKRDRGGMDGFRQEADSESLFDPDLFYSNERIERIRAGIRKLGKGCQKIIFLRFDKGYDHKKIAEIMEYASADVAKTRISVCVDNLRKKVFGPEQTNK; the protein is encoded by the coding sequence ATGGAGGATAACCAAAACGACCATAACCAAAGTCCAGAAGAAGAAATTAAGAAATTGTACAATGATAATGTGCGGAAGTTCGTTGGAAAGTACCAAAGGGAGTTTGGTCAAGACAACTGTCTAACTGCCTTTCACGATGCGGTTCTGGACGTTTATTTTCTGATAAACAACGGAAGAAAGACAAAGGCTAAAGGAGAAATTAAAAACGTAAAGGCTCTACTATTTAGGATTGGCTATAACAAGCTAATAGATATTACCCGAAAGGATAAGCGAGACCGAGGCGGTATGGATGGTTTTAGACAGGAAGCCGATAGCGAGTCACTCTTTGATCCTGATTTATTTTACTCAAATGAACGAATTGAGCGAATTCGGGCAGGGATCCGCAAGCTAGGAAAGGGGTGTCAGAAAATCATTTTCCTGCGGTTTGATAAGGGCTACGACCACAAGAAGATCGCTGAGATTATGGAATATGCTAGTGCTGATGTAGCCAAGACTCGGATATCAGTTTGTGTAGATAATTTAAGAAAAAAAGTTTTTGGGCCTGAACAAACGAATAAATAA
- a CDS encoding tetratricopeptide repeat protein — protein MMYLLLLFFSFTVSTPLEDENTKNNTLRAQADSLYTVAENYYDQGQTTQSITTLQNALPIYENLGDSTRKSDVFNNIGFFYTTLGELDQGISYFKQALRTDKFQQDTSRMIGRIKNIGIAYQNKGFYQTALSHYLEALQFAQEADRGKSIASISNSIALLLQEQDQIDKSLFYHKMALQQWKSLQMKDKVAYSYNNIGVLYDDTNQYDSALHYYFRALEQKQQTGSKSSQAITLYNIGNVYLQLDSLEKAQNYLLQALPIQRAVGNKEKLTAIYNSIAEWYLAKQNLLQAIAYMDSARQLIQQTDIRTDKLENWKLRIDVLEQQQQFGEANTLLHQWAALRDSLFNEEKVAVVKTQSEFELNQANQEKELARQEATLAQTEREQQRLITIFLGLVTTLLFVIGVVIWNNRRKIRQKNAQLQQKNQLIELQKSDIRHRTQNVLERVVYVLQLVSQEVDDEEQKFQIKRGENMIFALSNLEETLYELEDEEQVPVAFFFNKLLNELLKSHTLKAKFNLDIGSSLVLPIDVVIPLALITAELVTNAIKHAFAEMADPTLWITIRHQGSQLHLLVRDNGAGFSEAVIAKGFGQRLIRKLVKHLDGMMDYTTQQGTEFSLIFPIKST, from the coding sequence ATGATGTATTTACTTCTACTTTTCTTTTCCTTTACTGTTTCCACCCCTCTTGAGGATGAAAATACTAAAAATAATACTTTAAGAGCACAGGCTGATTCTTTATATACGGTAGCTGAAAATTACTACGATCAAGGGCAAACGACTCAATCAATCACGACTCTTCAAAATGCTTTACCTATATACGAGAATCTAGGCGATTCTACTCGAAAATCAGATGTATTTAATAATATTGGGTTTTTCTATACTACTCTAGGAGAACTAGATCAAGGTATAAGTTATTTTAAACAGGCACTTCGTACTGATAAATTTCAGCAGGACACTTCCCGGATGATTGGCCGGATAAAAAATATTGGGATTGCTTACCAAAACAAAGGGTTTTATCAAACCGCACTCAGTCATTATTTAGAAGCCTTACAATTCGCTCAAGAAGCTGATCGAGGAAAAAGTATTGCTTCTATTAGTAATTCTATCGCCTTACTACTTCAAGAACAGGATCAAATTGATAAAAGCCTGTTCTATCATAAAATGGCACTTCAGCAGTGGAAATCACTTCAAATGAAAGATAAAGTAGCCTATTCGTATAACAACATCGGAGTACTGTACGATGATACGAATCAGTACGATTCGGCTCTGCATTATTACTTTCGAGCACTAGAGCAAAAGCAGCAAACTGGAAGCAAAAGCTCGCAGGCGATTACACTCTATAATATCGGAAATGTGTACCTTCAATTGGATAGTCTGGAAAAAGCACAGAACTATCTACTTCAGGCGTTACCTATTCAACGGGCGGTGGGTAACAAGGAAAAATTAACGGCTATTTACAACAGCATTGCCGAATGGTATCTAGCTAAACAAAATCTACTACAAGCTATAGCGTACATGGATAGTGCCCGGCAGCTTATTCAACAAACCGATATCCGTACCGATAAACTGGAGAACTGGAAGTTACGAATAGACGTGCTGGAGCAGCAGCAGCAGTTTGGGGAGGCCAATACCTTACTGCATCAGTGGGCTGCCCTGCGGGATAGTTTGTTCAACGAAGAAAAAGTGGCGGTGGTAAAAACCCAATCGGAATTTGAACTTAACCAGGCTAATCAGGAGAAAGAACTGGCTCGGCAGGAAGCTACGTTGGCGCAAACCGAACGGGAGCAGCAACGGTTGATTACTATTTTTCTGGGGCTGGTAACCACTCTATTATTTGTAATTGGGGTCGTTATCTGGAATAACCGCCGTAAGATTCGCCAGAAGAACGCGCAGCTCCAGCAGAAAAACCAGTTGATTGAGCTTCAGAAGTCAGATATTCGGCACCGCACCCAAAACGTGCTGGAGCGGGTGGTGTACGTACTGCAACTGGTTTCGCAGGAGGTTGACGACGAAGAGCAAAAGTTCCAGATCAAGCGGGGCGAGAATATGATCTTTGCCTTGTCTAATCTGGAAGAAACGTTGTACGAATTAGAGGATGAAGAGCAAGTACCGGTGGCCTTCTTTTTCAACAAGCTACTAAACGAACTACTGAAATCACACACGCTTAAGGCAAAATTCAATCTAGATATTGGCTCATCACTCGTATTACCTATCGATGTAGTTATTCCCCTAGCACTCATTACAGCTGAACTGGTAACTAACGCCATTAAACACGCTTTTGCCGAAATGGCTGATCCCACACTGTGGATAACAATACGCCACCAAGGCAGTCAATTACACCTGTTGGTTCGGGATAACGGGGCAGGGTTTAGCGAAGCCGTTATTGCTAAGGGGTTCGGACAACGGCTTATCCGAAAGCTAGTAAAGCATTTAGATGGCATGATGGATTATACCACCCAGCAGGGAACCGAATTTAGTCTTATATTTCCGATAAAATCTACCTAA
- a CDS encoding response regulator transcription factor produces the protein MKLLLVEDDPMIADQIYEDVTSFYPERLTIIGPYNNFDSAVAGLVKEKPSLAVLDIHLKREREAGIRLAEAINQVLPIPFIFLTGLPDRKGFEKAKHTLPVAFLKKPYEKDGLKRALDLTMMHVERNKVATQQTIPAVIKPLGEDGVWVTTSRNEQELLKLNEIIFLKVDDHYIDAHKVQGGTPTMFKSSLRDFYEDYLSAFSNFFHLDRSHVINLKYVTRIKDNHVYLSEEDKFSIPKNRRIDLYKRLGVYPT, from the coding sequence ATGAAGTTACTCCTCGTTGAAGATGACCCCATGATTGCCGATCAGATTTATGAAGATGTAACCTCATTCTATCCCGAACGCCTTACTATTATAGGCCCCTACAATAACTTTGATAGCGCGGTGGCCGGATTGGTAAAAGAAAAGCCCTCGTTGGCGGTGCTGGATATTCACTTAAAGCGAGAGCGAGAAGCGGGCATTCGCCTAGCCGAAGCTATAAATCAGGTACTGCCCATCCCCTTTATTTTTCTGACTGGGCTACCCGATAGGAAAGGTTTTGAGAAAGCTAAGCATACCCTTCCGGTCGCTTTCCTTAAGAAACCCTACGAAAAAGACGGGCTGAAACGCGCCCTAGACTTAACAATGATGCATGTTGAGCGAAACAAAGTGGCGACGCAACAAACCATTCCTGCGGTTATAAAGCCACTAGGGGAAGATGGTGTTTGGGTTACCACCTCCCGTAATGAACAAGAACTGCTCAAGCTTAATGAGATTATATTTCTAAAAGTGGACGACCACTACATTGATGCCCATAAAGTGCAGGGAGGAACACCCACCATGTTTAAGTCTTCCCTACGTGACTTTTACGAAGACTACCTGAGTGCGTTCAGCAACTTTTTTCACCTCGATCGCTCGCACGTAATCAATCTGAAATATGTAACCAGAATCAAGGATAACCACGTTTACCTATCAGAAGAAGATAAATTTTCTATTCCTAAAAACCGACGCATTGATCTCTACAAGCGTTTGGGGGTTTACCCAACCTGA
- a CDS encoding OmpA family protein encodes MNDLAYSILFFWVLAVIPAYSQSPESDVQEILQRLDAGEPVENMVMNLGDINFRFGTADLEPQATTYLNQVVNLMQKASNIELYIQGFADNVGSSDFNKRLSTNRAQNVLIYLEKKGVESDRLISEGFGSGKPVADNTTSEGRAQNRRVEMEVIKPEAVETIQDIIVLTSRQRIGSVVIDYNEEQVRYQQFTSNDTMVVQTEEVDTIYFSDGTVKAFPRPVKEKFDFAQWWGDNVPIFKTSESFHRGNFIVGLGIGLDNVDIGYGDSEHPIVIPPVMLIVELPIGYNVGLGMTAGAMHWGVPEVDDILYEYYAVSARLAYHFNLGRKVDLYIGGAITGRQITKTEGDERNSKQEIDPGLLLGIRYYINNTFGVFGEIGDESVAYPKVGLAIKFGN; translated from the coding sequence ATGAATGACCTAGCCTACAGTATACTATTCTTTTGGGTGTTGGCCGTAATTCCCGCTTACAGTCAAAGTCCCGAAAGCGATGTGCAGGAAATTCTTCAAAGGTTAGATGCGGGCGAGCCTGTAGAGAATATGGTGATGAATTTAGGAGATATTAACTTCCGGTTTGGTACCGCCGATCTGGAGCCGCAGGCAACTACCTATTTAAACCAAGTGGTAAATCTGATGCAAAAGGCTTCCAATATAGAACTCTACATTCAGGGTTTTGCCGATAATGTTGGAAGCTCAGACTTTAACAAGAGATTATCTACGAATCGCGCTCAAAACGTGCTGATTTATCTTGAGAAAAAAGGAGTTGAGTCGGATAGATTGATTAGTGAGGGGTTTGGTAGTGGTAAACCCGTTGCTGATAATACTACCTCCGAAGGAAGAGCCCAGAACCGAAGGGTAGAAATGGAGGTAATTAAACCCGAAGCCGTTGAAACTATTCAGGATATTATTGTGCTAACCAGCCGCCAACGAATTGGCTCAGTAGTTATTGACTACAACGAGGAGCAGGTACGCTACCAGCAGTTTACCAGTAACGATACAATGGTTGTGCAAACTGAAGAGGTAGATACCATTTACTTCTCGGACGGTACTGTGAAAGCTTTTCCCAGGCCAGTGAAAGAGAAGTTTGATTTTGCTCAGTGGTGGGGTGATAACGTGCCGATCTTCAAAACATCTGAGTCCTTTCACCGAGGCAATTTTATAGTCGGCTTAGGCATTGGGTTAGATAATGTAGACATCGGCTACGGTGATAGCGAACACCCGATTGTTATTCCCCCGGTCATGCTCATTGTTGAGCTACCGATTGGGTACAACGTGGGGCTGGGAATGACAGCTGGGGCTATGCACTGGGGCGTACCCGAAGTAGACGACATTCTATACGAATACTACGCCGTGAGTGCCCGGCTGGCCTATCACTTCAATCTGGGACGAAAGGTAGACCTCTACATCGGAGGAGCAATCACTGGGCGACAGATTACAAAAACAGAGGGCGATGAGCGTAACAGTAAACAAGAAATTGATCCTGGGTTACTCTTGGGCATTCGCTATTACATTAACAATACCTTCGGAGTCTTTGGTGAAATTGGCGACGAGAGCGTGGCCTACCCTAAAGTTGGCCTAGCCATCAAATTTGGAAATTAA
- a CDS encoding vWA domain-containing protein, giving the protein MRNLIILLAVATVCASCYEDHSDLIPDPEVLPGAMNLLASDDKALTIDLTWDEVPGADSYKVFRRDYFAVEDSMLEVGESDVTFYTNLDVESSTSYEYYVAAFNGVLGIPSDTVVGSTRRITTEETFDVLAEFTDGESYESSGAYQLGEVILTVIGEQAQASADLVFLIDNTGSMSDDIYYIQVNLNAIIDALPTGVRVGVAEYGDNNVDPTNWYESTPLTSDLASIKDYINAIQVSSGGDTPESVYDGLYRTIDEMNWSSSVKKMIIVIGDAPPLEGFYSNYTLKEVVEKANEVDIVANLYPILVY; this is encoded by the coding sequence ATGAGAAATCTAATAATTCTGTTAGCCGTAGCCACGGTGTGTGCTTCTTGCTACGAAGATCACTCGGATTTAATTCCTGATCCCGAAGTCTTACCGGGTGCTATGAACCTTTTAGCTAGTGATGATAAAGCCCTTACAATTGACCTCACGTGGGATGAGGTGCCAGGGGCTGATTCTTATAAGGTTTTTCGGCGAGACTACTTTGCGGTTGAAGACTCAATGCTAGAAGTTGGGGAATCAGACGTTACATTTTATACCAATTTAGATGTTGAGTCCAGCACCTCTTATGAGTACTACGTAGCAGCATTCAACGGAGTGCTAGGAATACCTTCAGATACTGTGGTAGGTTCTACCCGACGCATTACTACGGAAGAAACTTTCGATGTACTAGCAGAATTTACCGATGGTGAATCGTATGAATCTTCAGGGGCTTACCAGCTAGGAGAAGTTATTCTTACAGTTATCGGTGAACAAGCGCAGGCATCAGCTGATTTGGTATTTCTGATTGATAATACCGGAAGCATGAGTGATGATATTTATTATATCCAGGTCAATCTCAATGCCATCATTGATGCATTACCAACGGGAGTACGGGTAGGAGTAGCCGAATACGGAGATAATAATGTAGATCCTACCAACTGGTACGAATCCACACCGCTCACCAGTGACCTAGCCTCTATTAAAGATTATATCAACGCCATTCAGGTAAGTAGCGGAGGCGATACACCAGAATCGGTATACGATGGATTGTATCGTACCATCGATGAAATGAACTGGAGTTCTTCAGTAAAGAAAATGATAATTGTCATTGGGGATGCTCCACCGTTAGAAGGGTTCTATTCCAATTATACGCTCAAAGAAGTAGTAGAAAAAGCCAATGAGGTTGATATTGTTGCTAACCTATATCCCATTTTAGTCTACTGA
- a CDS encoding T9SS type A sorting domain-containing protein, which produces MKIFISLLMIALLSTTSLWAQNIVAAEYYIDTDAGFGQNTPIPLNGPGSNITQSFTVDLSDVSIGSRTLWVRVKDDQGRWSIVTSRAFLVENIIPEEGILAAEYFVDEDLGFGNNQRIPLNSIGSDVTVTFTVDLSDYKPGIHMLYARTLDVKGNWSIVSHMPFVVVDNAELNNIIALEYYYYSVAEEAIVGSDTLNYRFSEPKAFVNEAFPANVQSLSNGEEYILYVWAIDVAGRRSLASTTQFKYCNNINGDCRKPLAIDSLVVTNIGCVQDELGKVEIAASGDGIRSYSLDNVTFYESNVFTGLREGTYTVYVKSGTEVISEDFIIRVATVVGDCPDPSPKLEFKITNTTCATSIDGEAIISVVNGGSRFTYSIDGTTYVADSVFTDLASGDYTAYAQSADTTISRSFSISSPDPIILITQSAISPTCAQPQSGSFTVVVAGGAGDNYTFRIDGVATQTNGTFTGLAAGNYQVIIEDENGCSITTEVEVPADAAAPATPIITSQSNADPEALATEVILTVSNVSGIFTWFLDGEEVTGESSNQITLTSGGAYTVLVTNAEGCPSAISDGFQVTSITNELAQNVLVFPNPVQADLQITLPKSINRAEVSVYNLQGKAMIRQTFTHQPSIRLETRRLPTGTYLLQVTSSKGIIQQKIQKY; this is translated from the coding sequence ATGAAGATTTTTATTAGCCTATTGATGATAGCACTGCTATCAACCACTAGCCTTTGGGCGCAGAATATTGTAGCAGCCGAGTACTATATTGACACTGATGCGGGATTTGGTCAAAATACACCCATCCCTCTTAATGGACCAGGTAGTAATATTACCCAATCCTTTACGGTTGATTTGAGCGACGTAAGTATCGGTTCGCGCACACTATGGGTACGCGTAAAAGACGATCAGGGCCGTTGGAGTATTGTTACTAGTCGGGCATTTCTGGTGGAAAACATCATTCCTGAGGAGGGAATTTTAGCTGCCGAATACTTTGTCGATGAAGATTTAGGTTTTGGTAACAACCAGCGCATTCCGCTGAATAGTATTGGGAGCGATGTAACTGTTACTTTTACCGTAGATCTGAGCGATTATAAACCAGGTATCCATATGCTTTATGCCCGCACTTTAGATGTGAAAGGGAACTGGTCAATTGTAAGCCATATGCCTTTCGTAGTGGTAGACAACGCTGAGTTGAATAATATAATTGCGTTAGAATATTACTACTACAGCGTAGCGGAGGAAGCTATTGTTGGGTCAGATACACTGAATTATCGTTTTTCTGAACCCAAGGCTTTTGTCAATGAAGCATTCCCAGCTAATGTACAATCCTTATCTAATGGTGAGGAGTATATACTTTACGTTTGGGCAATTGATGTAGCGGGCCGTCGCAGCTTAGCCAGTACTACGCAATTTAAGTACTGTAACAATATTAATGGCGATTGCAGGAAACCTCTGGCTATTGACTCCTTGGTAGTGACCAATATAGGTTGTGTACAAGATGAGCTAGGCAAAGTAGAAATCGCTGCTTCGGGAGATGGTATACGCTCGTATAGCTTAGATAACGTTACTTTCTACGAAAGTAACGTATTTACTGGTTTGCGGGAAGGCACCTACACTGTGTATGTCAAATCCGGTACTGAAGTAATCAGTGAGGACTTCATCATACGGGTCGCTACCGTAGTGGGAGATTGCCCCGACCCCAGCCCTAAACTTGAGTTCAAAATTACCAATACTACCTGCGCCACCAGTATTGATGGTGAAGCGATAATTTCAGTTGTGAACGGAGGCAGCAGATTTACCTACAGCATTGATGGCACTACCTACGTAGCTGATAGTGTATTCACTGACTTAGCTTCCGGAGACTATACGGCTTATGCCCAGAGCGCGGATACTACCATTTCTAGAAGTTTCTCAATCAGTTCCCCTGATCCAATCATCTTAATAACTCAAAGCGCTATATCTCCCACCTGTGCCCAGCCGCAGAGCGGTAGCTTTACCGTAGTAGTTGCTGGCGGGGCTGGTGATAATTATACTTTTCGTATTGACGGAGTTGCTACTCAGACCAATGGTACATTTACCGGATTGGCCGCAGGAAATTACCAAGTGATTATAGAAGATGAGAATGGCTGTTCTATCACAACCGAAGTAGAAGTTCCGGCGGATGCCGCTGCTCCCGCCACTCCAATCATTACTTCTCAGTCTAACGCTGACCCCGAAGCCCTAGCAACAGAGGTAATACTTACCGTGAGCAACGTAAGCGGAATCTTCACTTGGTTTCTGGATGGCGAAGAAGTTACGGGTGAATCGTCCAACCAAATTACGCTGACCAGTGGTGGAGCCTACACGGTGCTGGTTACCAATGCCGAAGGATGTCCTAGTGCTATCTCTGATGGGTTTCAAGTAACGTCCATCACCAATGAGTTAGCTCAGAATGTGTTAGTGTTTCCTAATCCAGTGCAGGCTGATTTACAGATTACTCTGCCCAAAAGTATAAACCGGGCAGAAGTAAGTGTATACAATTTGCAAGGCAAAGCCATGATTAGGCAAACGTTCACACATCAGCCTAGCATTCGGCTAGAAACGCGGAGACTACCCACCGGAACTTATTTGCTACAGGTTAC